The sequence TGCGGCGGCCAAGGCCACCGCCGCGGCGAAGGCCGTCCAGCGCGGCGAACCGAAACCGGCGGGCGCGGGTTTCGACCAGGAAAACCTGGATCTCTGCCTGACCCTGGAGTATTTCAGCGACATCGCGCCCGTGTGGTGCACCCTGGATGGAACCGCCGCCTGGACGCTGAAATCCACCGAAAGCGGCCTCCACGTCGTCGAGATGGAGCTGGCCGAGGAGCTTGCCGTAAGCGCCGTCCTCCAGGATCAGCTGCCCCTCGATTTTGAGCGCAACGGGGACAACCTTACCATTACCCTCGACCGGGCCTACAACATCGGGGAGATATTCACGATCGTCATAGAGTACTCCGGCATACCCCCCTACGGCATGTACGCCGATTCGGCCAACGGCGGCCTCATCCACACCTTCACCGAGCCCTACGATGCCAGCGGCTGGTTCCCCTGCTACGACGCCCCCGACGACCGGTTCACCTGCAACCAGAGCTACACCGTACGGGACGACTGGCTGGTGGCCTCCAACGGCGTGCTGGCTTCCACTGTTGACAACGGCGACGGCACGAAGACCTTCAACTGGGAGGCCGATTTCGATATACCGACCTACCTGGTGGCCATGGCCGCCAGCGACTACTACTACTTCTACGACACCTTCGACATCGGGCAGGGTCCGCAACACGTGGACAACTGGGTCTATTGGGAGCACGCCCCCGAGGCCGAGGAAGACCTCTCCATCGCCCCGGAAATGGTCGAGTTCAACTCGGGGCTCTTCGGCGACTACCACTACCCCCGCTTCGGCCACATGATCACCGAGATAGGCGGGGCCATGGAGCACACCACCACGACCACCTACTCCTCCGGTTTCATCACCGGCGACCACACCTTCGATTGGGTGATAGACCACGAGCTGGGGCACCAGTGGTTCGGCGACTGGATCACCTGCGAGACCTGGGAGAACGTCTGGCTCAACGAGGGATTCGCCAGCTACGTAGAGGCGTTCTGGGCGGAGCACATCGGCGGAGTGGAGGGGCTTCAGTATTACATGGCGGGCTTCAAGGCCCAGTACTTCAACGAGGATTCCTACTACCGCTACCCGCTCTACGACCCCGACTTTCTTTTCGGCACCACCGTGTACAAGAAGGGTGCGTGGGTGCTGCACATGCTCCGGCACCGAAGCGACGA is a genomic window of bacterium containing:
- a CDS encoding M1 family aminopeptidase — encoded protein: MRVFLIVFILLVFGASANVPPTLDPYFDAGALDAAAKATAAAKAVQRGEPKPAGAGFDQENLDLCLTLEYFSDIAPVWCTLDGTAAWTLKSTESGLHVVEMELAEELAVSAVLQDQLPLDFERNGDNLTITLDRAYNIGEIFTIVIEYSGIPPYGMYADSANGGLIHTFTEPYDASGWFPCYDAPDDRFTCNQSYTVRDDWLVASNGVLASTVDNGDGTKTFNWEADFDIPTYLVAMAASDYYYFYDTFDIGQGPQHVDNWVYWEHAPEAEEDLSIAPEMVEFNSGLFGDYHYPRFGHMITEIGGAMEHTTTTTYSSGFITGDHTFDWVIDHELGHQWFGDWITCETWENVWLNEGFASYVEAFWAEHIGGVEGLQYYMAGFKAQYFNEDSYYRYPLYDPDFLFGTTVYKKGAWVLHMLRHRSDDETFLNMLRDYVSDDDSGTVTTEEFIAVAENYYGGPGSLDAFFDQWVYKAGYPEYDVVVWNEQTPNGWVCHIQLSQVQDSSDGMTPEVFVTPVDLRLVTLDGSVDVVFDDDRRVDEQTFAVPAATARIIFDPNGWLIYKLLSSDAPVIALTAVPDEDGVLVTWAAEGDVLRVELYREDGLGEAKLHDNGLEPRGRFLDRPASPGSYRYRLETVSADGSRQSYLTSWVDWRESSTPLAMSAPWPCPAAGAFSVAFSLPRTAQVALNLYDLAGRRVAVVAGGEYAAGRHEVGFDSTGLPSGVYLLKLDTDCGTRTHRIVIAR